A single Chryseobacterium sp. DNA region contains:
- a CDS encoding arginine decarboxylase produces the protein MKIKYSELIDQTLYFPTEEFNVSENNLLFHDVPLMDVVEQFGTPLKISYLPRISQNIQKAKSWFKEAFEKTEYKKNYTYCYCTKSSHFNFVLEEALKNDISIETSSAYDMDIVKSLYEKGKVNKDIEVICNGFKTDDYLTKISDMINNGFENITPILDNYRELDKLTESIDSTFNIGIRIASEEEPKFEFYTSRLGIGYKDIIPYYSQKIAEHPNARLKMLHFFINTGIKDTSYYWNELYKCLRVYARLKKIAPEVDSLNIGGGFPIKTSLNFDYDYQYMVEEIVSQIKKFCEEEGVEEPNIYTEFGSFTVGESGANLYKIISQKRQNDREKWNMIDSSFMTTLPDTWAISRHFIMLPLNRWEDTYERVFLGGLTCDSDDYYNSEQHTNAIYLPVFSDTKPLYIGFFHTGAYQETIGGYGGVHHCLMPQPRHVLIQKDENGELQYEIFREKQEPEDVLKLLGYK, from the coding sequence ATGAAAATAAAGTACTCGGAACTTATTGATCAGACATTATATTTTCCTACAGAGGAATTTAATGTTTCTGAGAACAATTTGTTGTTTCACGATGTTCCATTGATGGACGTTGTTGAGCAATTTGGCACTCCGCTAAAGATTAGCTATTTGCCGAGAATTTCTCAAAATATTCAGAAAGCTAAAAGCTGGTTTAAAGAAGCTTTTGAAAAAACCGAATATAAAAAGAATTATACCTACTGCTACTGTACAAAATCCAGTCATTTCAATTTTGTATTGGAAGAGGCACTAAAGAATGATATTTCGATAGAAACTTCTTCTGCTTATGATATGGATATTGTAAAGTCCCTTTACGAGAAAGGTAAGGTAAATAAGGATATTGAAGTGATCTGTAATGGATTCAAAACGGATGATTATCTGACGAAAATTTCAGATATGATCAATAACGGGTTTGAAAATATTACTCCAATCCTGGATAACTACCGTGAGCTGGATAAACTGACGGAAAGTATAGATTCTACTTTCAATATCGGAATCAGAATCGCGTCTGAAGAAGAACCCAAATTCGAATTTTATACCTCAAGACTGGGAATCGGATATAAAGACATTATCCCTTACTACAGCCAGAAAATCGCTGAACATCCTAATGCAAGATTGAAAATGCTTCATTTCTTCATTAATACTGGGATTAAAGATACTTCATACTACTGGAATGAATTGTATAAATGTCTCCGGGTGTATGCACGTTTGAAGAAAATTGCTCCTGAAGTTGATTCATTGAATATTGGAGGAGGTTTTCCCATTAAAACTTCTTTAAATTTTGATTACGATTATCAGTATATGGTAGAGGAGATTGTTTCTCAAATCAAAAAATTCTGTGAGGAAGAAGGAGTGGAAGAACCTAATATTTATACAGAATTTGGAAGCTTTACCGTAGGAGAGAGCGGGGCTAACCTTTATAAGATCATTTCCCAGAAACGTCAGAATGACAGAGAAAAGTGGAATATGATTGATTCTTCATTCATGACGACACTTCCTGATACATGGGCGATTTCAAGACACTTTATCATGCTTCCGCTAAACCGTTGGGAGGATACATATGAAAGGGTTTTCTTAGGAGGGTTAACGTGTGATTCAGATGACTACTATAACTCTGAACAGCATACCAATGCAATTTATTTGCCGGTATTCAGTGATACGAAACCTTTGTATATCGGATTTTTCCATACCGGAGCTTATCAGGAAACGATCGGAGGTTACGGCGGCGTACACCACTGCTTGATGCCTCAGCCGAGACACGTCCTGATCCAAAAAGATGAAAACGGTGAGCTGCAGTATGAAATTTTCCGTGAAAAGCAGGAACCTGAGGATGTATTGAAACTTCTCGGTTACAAATAA